A DNA window from Suncus etruscus isolate mSunEtr1 chromosome 8, mSunEtr1.pri.cur, whole genome shotgun sequence contains the following coding sequences:
- the LOC126016008 gene encoding NUT family member 2G-like: MAALKGSSSTGGPSPCGPSDISRPSGTSALSKAGSIQGSSESGNIGGLSGPGPTEEEFSKQAFPDLIPDMTLNLGMSSSTLRVLPFLNPGASPSYLPRNRFRFRPRIDLGRQSRRPFCAVAFAHNIPVTGAAGHGPSNAEPGVFIFQVGPSNAEPGVFIFQVGPEAELVASAKQPAFQMQGRPNWGAAGSLPGGPRYPAPLISASSVKKTVVPTTASRVTQAVQGGFGPQGPPSVTQGQPIILPFNGGPQTMWVTGDNGVAPVQSRGPREKVGGSQSVYANFRLWQRYKPLAGLYFTQAPDTEAFACFLIPVLRSLARLKPTMTVEEGLGKAMQEWQHISKSEQEIYYGMATKFMEFETEEQMQAPKLQCGKGEKVLQSSTLPKPELQGTPPPAVGQQSGAFGLQNLPSPGAQLLLVTCVSLSFTLSVSYMLHLIEDRSPVDTLSPPHTEGLLNSTPACVTGNASPRALAPLPTKPKDQSLPRTQAPSEIPAEAVEEYIEIMNDLLKDHKIEESRKDLEEEEDRTWLILNLFPSAQVEAIIDDRFLGHLLSSEPQLDISTLAKELEEVEGFSRSQLTDENLQALLDEQTGKAHLCHQKTHQDSIPEGISANIGAPTPTQASRPRASAATSTCVPTSSSGQTPRPVIQLATEASEPKPSQCPHPVLTTLGSRADHILEKDPLGILMPGPNESSEEEDLPSLAFLLDPCQSRQPRGLPLRPAPAPGPPEA, translated from the exons CATTTCCTGATCTGATCCCGGACATGACCCTGAACCTGGGGATGTCTAGTTCGACTTTAAGGGTATTGCCCTTCCTCAATCCAGGGGCCAGTCCCAGCTACCTACCCAGGAACCGCTTCAGGTTCCGCCCCCGGATAGACCTTGGTCGTCAATCCCGGCGGCCCTTTTGTGCTGTCGCCTTTGCCCACAATATCCCCGTGACAGGAGCTGCAGGACATGGACCCAGTAACGCTGAGCCTGGAGTGTTCATCTTCCAGGTTGGACCCAGTAATGCTGAGCCTGGAGTGTTCATCTTCCAGGTTGGACCCGAGGCAGAGCTAGTGGCATCAGCAAAGCAGCCTGCCTTCCAAATGCAGGGTAGACCCAACTGGGGTGCAGCAGGATCTCTGCCTGGAGGTCCACGTTATCCTGCACCCCTTATTTCAGCATCTTCTGTAAAGAAGACCGTGGTGCCCACCACAGCCTCTAGGGTCACCCAGGCTGTCCAGGGGGGTTTTGGTCCTCAAGGTCCACCCTCAGTGACCCAGGGGCAACCCATCATACTCCCATTCAATGGTGGGCCCCAGACCATGTGGgtaactggggacaatggtgtgGCCCCTGTTCAGAGCAGAGGCCCCCGTGAAAAGGTCGGCGGTTCCCAGAGTGTTTATGCAAACTTTCGGCTCTGGCAGCGCTACAAGCCACTGGCCGGATTGTACTTTACTCAGGCTCCAGATACCGAAGCCTTTGCCTGCTTTCTCAT CCCTGTCTTACGATCGCTGGCCCGCTTGAAGCCCACTATGACTGTAGAGGAAGGCCTGGGAAAGGCGATGCAGGAATGGCAGCACATAAGCAAGTCTGAGCAAGAGATCTACTATGGCATGGCGACTAA GTTCATGGAGTTTGAAACAGAGGAACAGATGCAGGCACCGAAACTGCAGTGCGGCAAGGGGGAGAAGGTCCTACAATCCTCCACCCTTCCAAAGCCTGAGCTTCAGGGGACACCACCCCCAGCTGTGGGCCAACAGTCAG GAGCCTTTGGCCTTCAGAACCTCCCCAGTCCTGGAGCTCAGCTGCTCCTGGTCACCTGTGTTTCTTTGTCCTTCACCCTGTCGGTTTCTTACATGCTCCACTTAATAGAGGATAGGAGCCCTGTAGACACTTTGTCCCCTCCTCACACTGAGGGTCTCCTCAACTCTACTCCAG CCTGTGTCACGGGGAATGCCAGTCCACGGGCCCTGGCACCTCTACCCACAAAACCCAAGGATCAAAGTCTCCCCAGGACCCAGGCACCTTCTGAGATCCCCGCTGAAGCTGTGGAAGAGTATATAGAAATAATGAACGATCTTCTGAAGGACCACAAAATTGAGGAGTCCAGGAAAGatctagaggaggaggaggacaggaCTTGGT TAATCCTTAACCTATTTCCTTCTGCCCAGGTGGAGGCCATCATTGACGATCGGTTCCTGGGACACCtgctctcctcagagccccagTTGGATATCTCAACCCTTGCAAAGGAATTGGAAGAGGTGGAAGGATTCAGCCGCTCACAG CTTACGGATGAGAACCTGCAGGCCCTGCTTGATGAGCAGACGGGGAAGGCTCATCTCTGCCACCAGAAGACCCACCAGGACTCAATTCCAGAGGGGATTTCAGCCAACATCGGTGCCCCGACACCCACCCAGGCCAGCAGGCCAAGGGCGAGCGCTGCTACTTCCACCTGTGTGCCAACAAGTTCTTCGGGACAAACTCCAAGGCCTGTCATTCAGTTGGCAACTGAAGCCTCTGAACCCAAACCCAGCCAGTGTCCCCACCCTGTTCTCACCACCCTGGGCAGTAGGGCTGACCACATCCTGGAAAAGGACCCTCTTGGCATTTTGATGCCTGGGCCTAATGAGAGCTCTGAGGAGGAGGATCTTCCCAGCCTGGCCTTTCTCCTGGATCCTTGCCAGAGCCGGCAGCCCCGTGGCTTGCCTCTGAGACCTGCCCCTGCCCCTGGCCCCCCAGAAGCCTAG